One genomic region from Podarcis raffonei isolate rPodRaf1 chromosome Z, rPodRaf1.pri, whole genome shotgun sequence encodes:
- the ZC3H12B gene encoding probable ribonuclease ZC3H12B has translation MTAWSMVERLKMEKSRSQEERTKEQDGGDRSTESEEWTSSESEPEQPGFRNSCSKAQLRDKEISHKPHRQLCRSPCLDRPSFSQSSLLQDLKPEENKANLSQEYQSKLDFALKLGYPGDQIQAVLNKLGADALTNDILAELVRLGNKVENEGQASSGNATGPAGTKEVASPELSLEDEVVDSSDNLRPIVIDGSNVAMSHGNKEAFSCRGIQLAVDWFLEKGHKDITVFVPTWRKEQSRPDAPITDQDILHKLEKEKILVFTPSRRVQGRRVVCYDDRFIVKLACESDGIIVSNDNYRDLQNEKPEWKKFVEERLLMYSFVNDKFMPPDDPLGRHGPSLENFLRKRPVVPEHKKQPCPYGKKCTYGHKCKYYHPERANQPLRSVADELRISAKLSAVKTMSEGALAKCGTGAALSKGEITSEVKRIAPKRQSDPSIRSVPVEPEDRLSMVRKSEANSVPSLVSALSVPTIPPSKSHAVGALNTRSASSPVPGSSQFTHQKSSLEHMASVQYPPILVTNSHGSSMNYADQYPKYESLGDHGYYSMLSDFSNLSISSMHSTDYYGADVDQSLYSRNSSPCPDSCLSHTSNDSYSSYTDLYMGLGDGSPEDNVKVHRLPPQSRLQPFSHGYHESLTRVQSYSPEGSKHIHKHSLSHLALHIQHPVVGARSSCPGDYPVPPNVHPSATTQPSRALVMTRMDSVSDSRLYESNPTRQKRPPLCREQHASWDPLPCPTDTYPYHPYPLSNNLMQPSYEPVMVRSVPEKMEQIWRNPWVGICGDPQEPHIIPEHQYQTYKNLCNIFPASVVLSVMEKNPHMTDAQQLAAMIVAKLRTGR, from the exons ATGACGGCCTGGTCTATGGTGGAAAGGCTGAAAATGGAGAAGAGCCGCTCCCAAGAAGAGAGGACTAAAGAGCAAGATGGTGGGGATCGTAGCACCGAATCTGAGGAATGGACAAGCTCTGAGAGTGAACCTGAGCAGCCTGGCTTCAGGAATAGCTGCAGCAAGGCACAGTTGAGGGATAAAGAGATTTCCCACAAACCACATCGACAGCTTTGCCGCTCTCCTTGCTTGGATCGTCCGAGTTTTTCACAGAGTAGCCTCCTTCAGGATTTGAAACCGGAAGAGAATAAAGCAAACTTGAGTCAAGAATATCAATCTAAACTTGATTTTGCTTTGAAACTGGGGTATCCTGGAGATCAGATTCAAGCTGTGTTGAACAAGCTGGGGGCAGATGCTCTTACCAATGACATTTTGGCTGAGCTTGTGAGACTTGGAAACAAGGTTGAGAATGAAGGACAAGCAAGTAGTGGAAATGCCACTGGTCCTGCAGGTACAAAGGAGGTTGCTAGTCCTGAGCTGTCTCTGGAAGATGAGGTGGTAGACAGCTCTGACAACTTGAGGCCAATCGTTATTGATGGAAGTAATGTGGCAATGAG TCATGGCAATAAAGAAGCATTTTCCTGTCGGGGGATTCAGTTAGCTGTTGACTGGTTTCTGGAGAAAGGTCATAAAGATATTACAGTGTTTGTGCCTACATGGAGGAAAGAGCAATCTCGACCAGATGCACCAATTACAG ATCAAGATATTTTACACAAACTGGAAAAGGAAAAAATTCTTGTTTTCACCCCATCTCGAAGAGTTCAAGGGAGACGGGTTGTCTGTTACGATGACCGTTTCATAGTGAAACTGGCGTGTGAGTCTGATGGCATCATTGTGTCAAATGACAATTACCGTGACCTTCAAAATGAAAAgccagaatggaagaaatttgtaGAGGAACGGCTCCTGATGTATTCTTTTGTGAATGATAA GTTTATGCCACCAGACGACCCATTAGGACGCCATGGCCCCAGCCTTGAAAATTTCTTAAGGAAAAGGCCTGTTGTTCCTGAACACAAAAAGCAACCTTGTCCTTACG GGAAGAAATGCACCTATGGACACAAGTGTAAATATTACCACCCGGAACGAGCAAACCAGCCCCTGAGATCCGTAGCTGATGAGCTTCGCATCAGTGCCAAATTATCCGCTGTGAAAACGATGAGTGAAGGAGCACTGGCTAAATGTGGCACAGGAGCAGCCCTTTCCAAAGGGGAAATAACTTCAGAAGTGAAGCGCATTGCTCCCAAACGTCAGTCAGATCCAAGCATTCGGTCTGTTCCTGTGGAACCCGAAGATAGACTTTCAATGGTGCGGAAGTCTGAGGCTAATTCTGTCCCCTCCCTTGTTTCAGCATTAAGCGTCCCAACCATTCCACCTTCCAAAAGTCACGCTGTTGGGGCATTGAATACCCGGTCAGCAAGCAGCCCTGTACCTGGTTCATCTCAATTCACACATCAGAAATCCTCACTAGAACACATGGCCAGTGTACAATATCCTCCGATCCTGGTCACTAATAGCCATGGCTCTTCAATGAACTATGCAGATCAGTACCCAAAGTATGAGTCTTTGGGGGACCATGGCTATTATTCAATGCTCAGTGACTTCTCCAATTTGAGTATTAGTAGCATGCATAGCACAGATTACTATGGGGCTgatgtagaccaaagtttatacTCAAGAAATTCAAGCCCCTGTCCAGACAGTTGCTTAAGCCATACAAGCAATGATTCGTACTCCTCATATACAGACTTATATATGGGTCTGGGAGATGGGAGCCCAGAAGACAATGTGAAGGTTCACCGACTCCCCCCTCAAAGCCGCCTTCAGCCTTTCTCCCATGGTTATCATGAGTCCTTAACAAGAGTTCAGAGCTATAGCCCTGAAGGGTCTAAACATATTCACAAGCATTCACTTTCCCATTTAGCACTGCACATCCAACACCCAGTTGTTGGGGCTAGGTCCAGTTGCCCAGGGGACTACCCTGTGCCTCCAAACGTTCACCCATCAGCCACTACCCAGCCAAGTCGTGCCCTCGTTATGACGAGAATGGATAGCGTTTCTGATTCGCGTCTTTATGAAAGCAATCCCACACGACAAAAAAGGCCACCGCTCTGTCGAGAGCAGCATGCCAGTTGGGATCCATTGCCATGTCCGACCGATACCTACCCTTACCATCCCTACCCACTGAGCAACAACCTCATGCAACCATCTTATGAGCCTGTAATGGTGAGAAGTGTGCCAGAGAAGATGGAGCAGATCTGGAGGAATCCTTGGGTTGGAATCTGTGGTGACCCACAAGAACCACACATAATCCCAGAGCATCAGTATCAAACCTATAAGAATCTCTGTAATATTTTTCCAGCTAGCGTTGTCCTCTCGGTGATGGAGAAGAATCCCCACATGACAGATGCACAACAGTTGGCAGCTATGATTGTTGCCAAATTGAGAACAGGACGTTAA